Proteins from one Spirochaetaceae bacterium genomic window:
- a CDS encoding SEC-C metal-binding domain-containing protein produces MPTEQEIFDSLATLSKSPGYVQALTLLCLRDNAVRFSGELTGPDLTNLYSSNRLLRTEQSVLLGLLIKNQVIDTTMPSQEQLEEYIKSTEDLLEKLHYAIAEPLTESMKQNLASQNVDNPLAIGDSLREEMFYAGEAAFSYQYIDLAVKKYRRDNTWLIDNKGFEIEHAREVFEAIGSILGARAHEAFIDPDSTPLSVITVSVGDVVQKSNLSETVVRNLFVAFSIDPSCSCNHHFNSIDDFNQANAKPLISISTDDIIVFNLTAVAEAIYVSPFHWMKDSDHKDKAAENRGRFTEDFVQERLSSIFDPGDIYRNVTISPGRRPLGEIDILVVYCNRALVIQIKSKQLTLEARRGNDKKIREDFEKAIQSAYNQAESCAEILADSNSYVIEADGVEIVDPTCHGIVEFYPICIISDNYPSLNTQVREFLSYKPTAQLRPPLVADVFLLDVATEMLESPIEFLSYLKMRVEHREQAVARDEYTILGFHLQHNLLLDPKFDWFYMHDDIAMDLDAAMLVRRGGIPGSRDVDGYVSRFRKTTIGKILRSIEDRKEPETIELGFLLAQLSESAVNDISKKIDYAMTKGRRDGLRHDFSLYIGALNVGLTVHCSNEEIARTKQYLITNSEMRKYDSRAKTWFGICIANDMTFRCGVRLHQNWEYNAQMERVVREWDRRVRQDQRIKYGRKLGRNDRCPCGSGKKFKRCCMHNTSKARRRY; encoded by the coding sequence GATTCCTTAGCCACTCTCAGCAAATCTCCAGGCTACGTCCAGGCCTTGACACTACTGTGCCTGCGAGATAACGCGGTCAGATTTAGCGGCGAACTTACAGGACCGGATCTGACGAACCTATACAGCTCGAATCGGTTACTGAGAACAGAACAATCGGTACTGCTTGGATTGCTAATCAAGAATCAGGTCATCGATACCACTATGCCAAGCCAGGAGCAACTTGAGGAGTACATTAAGTCTACCGAGGATCTACTGGAGAAGTTGCACTATGCAATTGCAGAACCACTGACCGAATCGATGAAGCAGAACTTGGCTAGTCAGAATGTCGATAATCCTCTAGCAATTGGCGATTCGCTCCGTGAGGAGATGTTCTATGCCGGTGAAGCAGCTTTCTCTTATCAGTATATCGATCTGGCAGTGAAGAAGTACCGCAGAGACAACACTTGGCTCATAGACAACAAAGGATTCGAGATAGAACACGCCCGTGAGGTGTTTGAGGCGATCGGCTCGATTTTGGGTGCCCGGGCACACGAGGCGTTCATCGATCCAGATTCCACCCCACTATCCGTGATCACCGTTAGCGTGGGTGACGTCGTCCAGAAATCGAACCTGTCAGAAACAGTCGTTAGAAATCTATTCGTAGCTTTCTCGATTGACCCGTCCTGCTCTTGCAACCACCACTTCAATTCTATCGATGATTTCAACCAAGCGAACGCTAAGCCGTTGATATCGATATCTACAGATGATATCATAGTCTTCAATCTTACCGCAGTTGCTGAAGCAATCTATGTAAGTCCGTTTCACTGGATGAAGGACAGTGACCACAAGGATAAGGCGGCAGAGAACCGGGGACGATTCACGGAGGACTTCGTCCAGGAACGACTGTCTTCGATATTCGACCCAGGAGACATATACAGGAATGTGACAATTTCACCTGGCAGAAGACCTCTTGGCGAGATTGACATTCTGGTAGTCTACTGCAACCGTGCTCTCGTGATTCAGATAAAATCTAAGCAACTTACACTTGAAGCGAGAAGGGGTAACGATAAGAAAATAAGGGAAGATTTCGAGAAGGCCATCCAGAGCGCTTACAATCAAGCTGAGTCTTGCGCGGAGATACTAGCCGACTCGAACTCATACGTTATAGAGGCTGATGGCGTTGAGATCGTTGATCCGACATGCCACGGTATAGTCGAGTTCTACCCTATCTGTATCATATCGGACAATTATCCGTCGTTGAACACACAGGTGCGCGAGTTCCTATCTTACAAACCTACGGCTCAACTTCGACCGCCACTGGTAGCAGACGTATTTCTATTGGATGTTGCTACAGAGATGCTCGAATCGCCCATCGAATTTCTGAGCTATCTGAAGATGCGAGTAGAACATAGGGAGCAGGCAGTGGCTCGTGATGAGTACACAATCCTGGGATTCCATCTACAACACAATCTACTACTCGACCCGAAATTCGATTGGTTCTACATGCACGATGACATCGCGATGGATCTTGATGCCGCGATGCTTGTGCGCCGTGGTGGTATACCTGGAAGTAGGGACGTGGATGGCTACGTCAGTAGGTTCAGAAAGACGACCATAGGGAAGATACTTAGAAGCATAGAGGATAGGAAAGAGCCGGAGACGATCGAGCTGGGTTTCTTACTTGCCCAACTCTCTGAGAGTGCTGTAAATGACATAAGCAAGAAAATTGACTATGCCATGACGAAGGGTAGGCGGGACGGACTACGACACGATTTCTCCTTGTATATTGGAGCACTGAACGTTGGACTTACGGTCCACTGCTCGAATGAGGAGATCGCAAGAACCAAACAGTACTTGATTACCAACAGTGAAATGAGGAAGTACGATAGTCGGGCAAAGACATGGTTCGGGATCTGCATAGCCAACGACATGACCTTTCGTTGTGGAGTTCGACTGCATCAAAATTGGGAGTACAATGCACAAATGGAACGGGTTGTACGAGAATGGGATCGTAGAGTACGTCAGGACCAGAGAATCAAGTACGGTCGTAAGTTGGGCAGGAATGATAGATGTCCGTGTGGAAGCGGGAAGAAGTTCAAGCGTTGCTGCATGCACAATACGAGTAAGGCTCGCCGACGATACTGA